In Caulobacter rhizosphaerae, the genomic stretch ACTCGCTGCCCGGCGGATAGCCCGGATAGACGCTCTGGCCGTCCTTGCTCCGCGGGCCTTGGTAGAAGGCCCGCACAACCTGGACCTCGCCGGGGGTGAGGCACTTGCTGGTCTTGTCCCCGTCCTTGCACTGCAATTGGGCCGGGTCGAACCGGCAGGCCAGCGGGTTTTCCAGCACGCCGTCGGCGACGCCGTCGAGGGTGTCGCACTGGCGCACCGCGGCCTCGCGGATCAGTTCGAACTTGGAGCCCAGCTTCTCGGCGCCCGGCGTTTCCTCCAGGAGCCTGTGGTTGAACAGGAAGGTCGAGGTCAGGCGGGTCCAGTCGGCGGCGGGCGCCCCGGCGACGATGCCGTCGTAATCGGTGGGCCAGCGTTGGGCCAGCATCAGGGCGTCGCGCCCGCCGTTGGAGCAGCCGAAAAAGTAGCTGCGGTCGGCGGGGCGGCCGTAATAGGCGGCCATCACCGCCTTGGCGGCGAGCAGGGCCTGGTGATTGGCTTTGAACCCGAAGTCCTCGATCGCCGGCGCGTTGAGCGCCCAGGCAACGCTCTTATCGTCTTGGTGGCCCGCGTCGTTGGCCACGCCGGCATAGCCGCGCGCCAGCTCAGGGGCGATGAAGGCCGATGATCCGCTCAGGCCGCCGCTGAGCCCCCCGCCGCCGACGCCGAACAGCTTGCCGTTCCAATGGGGCGGCAGGAAGATCTCGATGCGGATCTTCGAGCCGGGGCCGGAGGAGCCGGTCGCCTGCACGTGGCAGAAGGCCGTGGGCGCCTTGCGCGACAGCCCCTTGCCGATCTTGAAGCCCTTCTTCTGGGCCTGAGCCGCCTCGACGGTCGCGCCCCCCAGGCGCTGGCCTGTCAGGCCCTGGCACCGCGCCGCCTCGGACGCGGTGAGCTCGGTGGCCTGGCTTGGGTCGGAAGAGGACCTAGCCTGGCAAGCGGCCACGGCCAGCGCAGCCACGCTTGCCGCGCTCATCATCACCCATGCGCCCTTCATCAGCCTGCCCCGCTTGTCTTGTTCCACGCGCGCTTCCCCCCGTGCTTGCCGACAAGCTAGCAACGCTTGCCTGATAGATCAAAGCAGTTCTGCTTGCATCTTTCCAAATCGGTCGACATGAGCCCGTCGATGATAATGGGCGACAGCCACGGCGCGCGCTGCGCCTGACCTTGCCCACGACGGTGGCGACGGGGACTTGGTAGCCCCTGATGGACTCAGGCCCGGTCGGAGAACCGCTCGAACGCGGTGATGCGCTTGGGGGTGAGGCCGGGATCGTAGCCGTAGATCTCTTGGGCGAGGTAGAGGAGCTCGGCCTTGCGGTCGGCTTCGGCCACGTCGGTGTACCAGGCCTTGGGGCCGGCGGCGTCGTCGCCGTTCCAGCGGTAGCCGCGGGCTTTCAGCCTGTCCTTTTGTTCGAACGGCGCGCGCTCGGCGACGATGCGCCAGGTCGGAGCGCGGGCGGTCTCGAGCAGATGGGCGAGCGCGGTGCGGCCGGTGGGCAACGGGCGGGCGAGGATCTCCAGCCCGGCAAGACAGTCATTCTCGGCCCGATGGCCGTCGAAGAAGAAGCCGCATTGGCCGGCGAGATAGGAGAGCTTGGTTCCTTCGAATCCGTGCCCCTTCCAGTCGACGTGGCTCATCGAGCAGGCCCAGCCCTTGAACTTGAAGGCCTCGGTGAGACGTTCGGCGAACGGGCGGTCGAAGGCGGCGTTGTGGGCGATGATGATGACCGCCGACGCGATGAAGGCGGCGACCTGGGCGGGATCGATGGCGTGGCCGGCGACCATGGCGTCGGTGATGCCGGTGATGCGGGTGATCTCGGCTGGGATCGGGGTCTTGGGCTGGTTGAGGGCGACGAAGGGCTGGCCGACCGCGCAAAGGCGGCCTTGGGGGTCGTAGTCGAACGGGATCATGGCCAGTTCGATGACCTCGTCACGGCGGCCGTCGACGCCGGTGGTCTCGGTGTCCAGATAGATTCCGCGCTTGAGGGTGGTGGGATCGAAGTCGGTGTGCAGGCTGTTGGTCTCGAACCGGCGCTGCAGGCGGTAGCGGCCGCTGGCCTCCAGCTGAGCGGCCATGGCGTCCAGGGCCTTAATGTCGGCGGTGTCGGTCACGGGGCGTTCAGGAGCGGGCCAGGGGCACATGGTCGAGTTGGTCGAGCACGCTGGCGCGGACCTCGGCGGCGATGGGCAGATGCGCGGCCTCCTTGGTCCAGGTCTCGCGGAAGGCGGCCACGGTCTCGCGGGCGATCTTCTGGGTCAGCCGGCCAGGCGCGCCGGCCCCGTCGGCCAGGGCGGCCAGTTCGTCGGCGCCGAAGTCGCTCCAGGCCCTGCTGCGCGCCACCTTCAGGGCGGCGTTGTCGTCGGGCAGGTATGCGGTCGTGGCCACGAAGTCGTAGGCCGGGGCCAGGGCCGGGGTGCGTCCGTCGCGATAGATCAGCGACCAGTTCTTCAGGTGCATGTCGGCGTTGCCGATCAGGGCGCTGAACACCAGGCGGCGGATGAACTCGCCATAGCCGGCCTGGCCGGTCTCGCGCCACAGCACCTGGCCGATGTTGCGATAGGAGGCCTTATCGTACTTGGCCTCGGGGAAGACGCCGAACACCTGGGCGAAGTCCTCGATGTGGATGCGCTCGCCCTCCCCGCCTCGGTCGAAGCGGGCCACGGCGTAGGCCGCGCCCCGCAGGCGGCCAATGTCCTGGGGCAGGCCTTCGATCTCGTCCAGGGCCAGCAGGCGGGTGGCCGGGACCTCGATGCCGATGGAGCCGGCCAGGCTCATCATCGAGAACTCGTTTTCCGAGACGCCGGAAAAACGGGTCGAGGGCAGCTTGACGATCCAGTCGCCGCCGACTCCCTGGACCGGGATCGTCAGGCCGCCTTGCGCCTTCTCGGCCGCCGAGAACTTCAGTTGCACCCCGGCCAGGGAGAACCGCAGGGCGCTGGCTTGGGTCCCGGCCGAAAAGCGGGCAGGCGCGGCGACGTCGGGCAGGCGATCCTCGTCCTGGACGCGCAGGACGATCGCCCCGGGCAGGTCTTGGCCCAGCGTGGCCAGCAGATGCAGCTCTCGCGTGGGGTTCACGCCGGCCCGCTTGGCCAGGTAGTCGCGCAGCGGTCCCTCCGGCAGGAGGTTGGAGAAATAGGGATGGACCCGCGCGCGGGTGGGGCGGATGTCGCGCAGCAGGCCGCCGGCCGCGCTCTTGAACGCCAGGCTCAGGGTCGGGCGGTCGGGAGCGTCGGCATAGGCGTCGTCGAAGGCGAGGATCGACCGATCGCCGCCCAGGGCGGTGATGGCGCCGATGCGGCGCTCGCCGAGCCACACGTCCAGACCGGCCATGGCTAGAGCTCCTCGTCCAGGCTGTAGGCTGGGCGGGCGGCGTCGCGCGCTGCTGGCTTGCGCGCGTCGGTGAGGACCCTATTGAGACTGATGATCGCCGTCTCCAGCCGCTGGGTGCTATGGGCGGCGACGGCTTCGTCGACCACGGCGGCGGCGGCCAAGACCTCATGGCGCATCACCGGAGATAGCGCCGAAAGGTCTAGCCTCGAGAGACCGTCGGCGGCGTCGGCCACCCGATCGTCGAGGCCGCCGGCCATGGCCTGCAGGGTATGGGCCGCATCGTACATCGCCGAGATGGTCTTTCGCAGGCGCAGACGCTCGGCGTCCTGGGCGCTCTCGCGGACCACGACGTCCACCGCCGCCAAGGCGGCGCGCGGCGCCAGGATCAGTTCAAGGTCCAGGACCCGGGCCAGATCCTGCAGGGTCGAGAGCTTGGGATCGATGGCGCCGCTTTCGATGCGAGAGATGTGCGGCTGGGGCATGCCGACCCGCTGGCCAAGCTGGCGTTGCGACCAGGCCTTGGCCTCGCGCGCTTGGCGCAGGGTGTCGGGAACGGTGGAAGGCATGATATCGTAAGATGCATTAAAGGGCAGTTTGATGCACTTTAGTACATCAGAATGGTGATCGATCGCAAGAGGTCGATATCGTGTATGATATCATGCTTCACATTGATATCGTCAAAAGCATCAAGCTTGTCCGAGTTCCAGGGAGAGGGAACGATCGCGGGGCGGCTGGCTTTGGATCTAGGCTGGCTTCCGATCGGCGAACGCATCCAGGCGACCGCGAAACTGAAGGGGCGTCCGATTTGGAGGACAGGCAAGACGAGGCCGATGCCCTCCTGGCGCGGATCATGATGCTGCGGGATGACCTGAAGGCCGGTCGCCTGACCCTGGAGCAGGTCCGGGCCTATCGCGGCCTGGGTCGCATGGTCGAGCGCTTCACCCGCGACATGGACGCCGCGGCCGATCAGGACGCCGCCGACGCGCTTTGGCGCCAGGGCGCGGACCTGATCGTGGCCTATCTGGCCGAGCACTTTCCGGTCCCGACCTGTCACTAGGCAGATCAGATGAGCGTTCTCCTGGCCGGCCTTCTGTCCAGGTCAGGATCCGGAGACGCTGTAGAGTTCCTCGGGGCCGAGCAGTTTGCTGGCCCACGTAACCTTAAAGTCTGGACCGGCGGCCTCTGCGGCGGCGGTCGCCGCGGGCCCCTCCCCTCTCCTGTCGGTTCGGTCCGGGTCTCGGCCCATGCGGGTCACGATCCCTGACGCGGGGTCAGGGGATTGGGGGCGCGCCGGCCGCGATGCGCAACTGCGCCAGCGCCGCCTCGCAGGTGGCGCGGACCAGGGCCACCAAGCCTTCCACCGAGGCTTTCAAATCCAGCAGTTCCTCGGTGGTGACGTGGTAGCTGTCCTGGTTGTAGCGGGCCTCGACATAGGCGCGCTTGAGCTTGTCGAACGGCTTGCGCTGGGCTCGGGTCTCGCGCGGCCAGGCGCTGACCAGGTCCGGCGCGCGGGCCTCGGCCTGGCCGCGCAGGAACTTGATGTTGTGCGAGCGGGGTGAATAGAAGCCGATCACCAAAAGCACGGCGACATAAGCCGCCTCGGAAGCCTGATGAAGATTGAATGCGGCGTTCTGAGGCCAGTCTTTTTCCAGCCCCTTGCCGATGGCGAACTCCGCCGTTTCTAGTCGCGTGTCCATCGTGTTGGACTGCTTGGCGTAATAGGCCGTGGCGAGGTCCAGTGCTTCCTGAGGCATCAGCGGCTTCAGCGGATGGAAGGCGTGGCCGGGGACCTCGTAGAGCGCCACGCCCTGGTCGATCACCTCGCGGAAGAAGAACTGGCCTTCGTCGAGGGCCTCGTTGATCTCGGCCTGGCTATGGACGATCAGGTTGACGATCCGGCCGATGGCGGGGTCGTGGGTGATCTTCTGCTCGGTCTCCCACCAGTAGTCGGTGACGTCGGTCAGCTTGTCGTCGCTGACCACGACTAGGATGTCGAAGTCCGACTGGTAGCCGGTCTCGGGAGCGTCGACGAAGTCGCCGCGCGCGTAGCTGCCGAACAGGATGATCTTGTAGATCTTCGCCCCGCGTCGCCAGGGCTGGGTGCCGCCGGCCACGGCCGCCTCGAACCCGCGCAGCAGGTGGCCGGTGATGGTCTCCAGCTCTTGCTGCTGGCGGTCGGGCAAGTGGTCCAGATTCGATTTCATCGTTCGTGAGTCTCGCCGAGGCGGCGTTGTGGAACAAGGAAATTGCGCGCTCGCGCGGAGCGGCGTCGGCGGCCAGTTAGAGCCGCTCCGGGTGTTGAGAAGGCGCTTGATAGACACCCGCCAACGTCTTTAGCCGAAGCCTGGACATACACGTTGGCCACCCGGGCGAAAGTCTGGGCCGTCCCGCTTGGGGGGAGGAGCGGCGCAAGCGTCACCGATGACGCCGATGAGTGTTTAGGTTGTAACTTTTAGTCTGCCAATACTGGAAAACTTTAGGGGTCCGGAAGCGCCCGGGTTCGGTGGAGAGCGGCCGGGGAAAGCCAGGAGGCAGGCGGGCTGGGGCGCGCCGATCGGGCGCGGTCTTCAAAGGACTTCCCCATGTCTTCTTCCTCCTGGAGCGCCGAGCGTATCGACACCCTGCGCCGGCTTTGGCGCGAGGGGCGCAGCGCGGCTCAGATCGCCAAGGCGCTGGGCGACGTCACCCGCAACGCCGTCATCGGCAAGATCCACCGGTTGGGTCTGGCCGGACGCACGCCGCCGTCTCCGCCACGTCGGTCACGCCCTGTGCGCCAGGCGCGGCGCACGCCGTCTCGGACCTTGGCCAAGTCCCCTCCCCCGCCGCCGTCCAGCCCGCGGGCGATGTCGGCGCGCGTGCGACGCCCGGCCAAGCCAAGCGTCGAGGCGGTCGCCCGCATCTTCGACCTGACCGCCCTGACCTCGCGAACCTGCCACTGGCCGGTCGGTGATCCGCGCGCGGCCGGCTTCGGCTTCTGCGGCCTCGCGGTTCGTGGCGCTGGTCCCTACTGCGCGGGGCATCACGCGGTGGCCTGTCCGCCCCGCCTGAAGCGCCAGGACGGGGTCGAGGCCGGGCGCACGCGGCGGCGGTCCGCGGCGCTGCGGGGATGGGATCGGGGCTGACGGGGCTGGGACGGCCCTGGGCTCCAGCGACCTCGCCACCGTCCGGGGTCGGCGACAAGGGGCGCTGCGCTCAAAGCCCTTGTCGCCGGCTCCGGGCCGGCGGCGCGGGGGACGGTCGGGAGCCGACGGGCTCGTCCTCCAACCCCTTCAAGGACACCGCTCCCATGACCCCCAGCGTCCCCTCCCCGCTCACCGGTCCGCTGACCGCCTTCGAGGCCCAGGCCCTGAGCCTCGACGACGCGCGGCCCCATCCGCCCGAAGACGCGCTCGCCCAGTTGGGCTGCTGCGCCATGACCGAACTGCTCGACCTCCTGGCCGACACGGCCCTGGAGGATTTTCAGACCACCCTGGCCGAGGCCCTGATCGGGGCCTTTCATTCGGCGGCCCAGCGCATCGAACGCGAGGCCGACCGGGCCCGCGACGACCTGGCCCGCCTGGTCCGCGACTTCGACGGCTCGGAGGTGGCCGACACCGACCTGCAGGACGCCACCCGGCGCACCCGGGCCGGCGACGTGGCCGTCCAGGCCGTGGAGATGATCCGCGATGCGGCGGCCCAGGCCTATGGCGTGGCCACCGGTGAGGTCTGGCAGCCCTGGCGCGGCAACGTGCGGGCCTCGCGGGTGACCGCGGCCCAGATCGAGGCCCGCGAGGCCATCCGCGCCATGAAGGCCCGTCGTCAGCGCGCCGTCGATCCGGGCGCCGTGGTCGTCGGGTTCAGGGCCGCGCCCCAGGCCGACACCGCCCTGGACGCCGGGCGCATCTTCGATGCGCTCAACTGGGCCCGGCAGACCTGGCCGGACATGGCCCTGGCCACGACCGGCGCGCGCGGCGGCGAGAAGCTGGCCCAGAAGTGGGCGCGCTCCCATGGCGTCACCACG encodes the following:
- a CDS encoding tannase/feruloyl esterase family alpha/beta hydrolase, producing the protein MEQDKRGRLMKGAWVMMSAASVAALAVAACQARSSSDPSQATELTASEAARCQGLTGQRLGGATVEAAQAQKKGFKIGKGLSRKAPTAFCHVQATGSSGPGSKIRIEIFLPPHWNGKLFGVGGGGLSGGLSGSSAFIAPELARGYAGVANDAGHQDDKSVAWALNAPAIEDFGFKANHQALLAAKAVMAAYYGRPADRSYFFGCSNGGRDALMLAQRWPTDYDGIVAGAPAADWTRLTSTFLFNHRLLEETPGAEKLGSKFELIREAAVRQCDTLDGVADGVLENPLACRFDPAQLQCKDGDKTSKCLTPGEVQVVRAFYQGPRSKDGQSVYPGYPPGSEYGKSIIPIQGWGNWNVKGPQAGFALSKAYYSAMVAGDLGWNPASFDLDRDYPKARQKTGAALDADNPDLRPFADHGGKLILFHGWEDPAIPAQATINYYSAVSERTGAQADTSVRLFMAPGMSHCMFGHGPDVFDPVAAIDGWVSSGKPPETIIASKMSSNIAQALGRPTKTVRTRPLCAWPKVAHYNGTGSTDEARNFTCVAPTPPSA
- a CDS encoding 3'-5' exonuclease, which produces MCPWPAPERPVTDTADIKALDAMAAQLEASGRYRLQRRFETNSLHTDFDPTTLKRGIYLDTETTGVDGRRDEVIELAMIPFDYDPQGRLCAVGQPFVALNQPKTPIPAEITRITGITDAMVAGHAIDPAQVAAFIASAVIIIAHNAAFDRPFAERLTEAFKFKGWACSMSHVDWKGHGFEGTKLSYLAGQCGFFFDGHRAENDCLAGLEILARPLPTGRTALAHLLETARAPTWRIVAERAPFEQKDRLKARGYRWNGDDAAGPKAWYTDVAEADRKAELLYLAQEIYGYDPGLTPKRITAFERFSDRA
- a CDS encoding type II toxin-antitoxin system HipA family toxin, with protein sequence MAGLDVWLGERRIGAITALGGDRSILAFDDAYADAPDRPTLSLAFKSAAGGLLRDIRPTRARVHPYFSNLLPEGPLRDYLAKRAGVNPTRELHLLATLGQDLPGAIVLRVQDEDRLPDVAAPARFSAGTQASALRFSLAGVQLKFSAAEKAQGGLTIPVQGVGGDWIVKLPSTRFSGVSENEFSMMSLAGSIGIEVPATRLLALDEIEGLPQDIGRLRGAAYAVARFDRGGEGERIHIEDFAQVFGVFPEAKYDKASYRNIGQVLWRETGQAGYGEFIRRLVFSALIGNADMHLKNWSLIYRDGRTPALAPAYDFVATTAYLPDDNAALKVARSRAWSDFGADELAALADGAGAPGRLTQKIARETVAAFRETWTKEAAHLPIAAEVRASVLDQLDHVPLARS
- a CDS encoding helix-turn-helix transcriptional regulator → MPSTVPDTLRQAREAKAWSQRQLGQRVGMPQPHISRIESGAIDPKLSTLQDLARVLDLELILAPRAALAAVDVVVRESAQDAERLRLRKTISAMYDAAHTLQAMAGGLDDRVADAADGLSRLDLSALSPVMRHEVLAAAAVVDEAVAAHSTQRLETAIISLNRVLTDARKPAARDAARPAYSLDEEL
- a CDS encoding HEPN domain-containing protein; the encoded protein is MKSNLDHLPDRQQQELETITGHLLRGFEAAVAGGTQPWRRGAKIYKIILFGSYARGDFVDAPETGYQSDFDILVVVSDDKLTDVTDYWWETEQKITHDPAIGRIVNLIVHSQAEINEALDEGQFFFREVIDQGVALYEVPGHAFHPLKPLMPQEALDLATAYYAKQSNTMDTRLETAEFAIGKGLEKDWPQNAAFNLHQASEAAYVAVLLVIGFYSPRSHNIKFLRGQAEARAPDLVSAWPRETRAQRKPFDKLKRAYVEARYNQDSYHVTTEELLDLKASVEGLVALVRATCEAALAQLRIAAGAPPIP
- a CDS encoding GcrA family cell cycle regulator, whose amino-acid sequence is MSSSSWSAERIDTLRRLWREGRSAAQIAKALGDVTRNAVIGKIHRLGLAGRTPPSPPRRSRPVRQARRTPSRTLAKSPPPPPSSPRAMSARVRRPAKPSVEAVARIFDLTALTSRTCHWPVGDPRAAGFGFCGLAVRGAGPYCAGHHAVACPPRLKRQDGVEAGRTRRRSAALRGWDRG
- a CDS encoding DUF2493 domain-containing protein, translating into MTPSVPSPLTGPLTAFEAQALSLDDARPHPPEDALAQLGCCAMTELLDLLADTALEDFQTTLAEALIGAFHSAAQRIEREADRARDDLARLVRDFDGSEVADTDLQDATRRTRAGDVAVQAVEMIRDAAAQAYGVATGEVWQPWRGNVRASRVTAAQIEAREAIRAMKARRQRAVDPGAVVVGFRAAPQADTALDAGRIFDALNWARQTWPDMALATTGARGGEKLAQKWARSHGVTTVLAKADFDRNGRAAPFRANDELLDLEPVCVLTLANSLDAARGGDLKPFGPALNLAQKASERGVRCVAVRLRA